A part of Dehalogenimonas sp. W genomic DNA contains:
- a CDS encoding nickel-dependent hydrogenase large subunit — translation MAKIVIDPISRIEGHLKIEVVVEDGVVKDAHSTGTMFRGFEIFLKGHNPTDAQHYTQRICGVCPTSHGMTAVLNLDSALGVDDKIPDNGRIIRNLIQGANYIQSHILHFYHLAALDYVDVTAVADYSGNDPGLTKVQQFIGRALAAGDNSMLGPFWPRYEGDYRLSKAINVKAVQDYVEALNMRRIAHEMSAIFSGRIPHSPALVAGGATQGPTEDNVAAFRAKLTKLRKFTDEVYIPDVIAVAEAYSDHFEQGFGCGNVLSYGVFDLDGKEKDLAKRQRFLPQGIASGLNAGIFDPRKITEDVKYGWFSSGSGYPGDTDTVDDPNKSGAYTWLKAPRYDGNVYEVGPLARVLVAYLAGDTTAQKLVNDTLAHFGAPPAALFSTLGRHAARALECKMVADAMDKWLDELKPGEPVNVKTEIPDSAQGMGLWEAPRGALGHWISIKDQKIERYQCVVPSTWNCSPRDNNDQPGALEQSLIGAKVKDEANPFEVVRIVRAFDPCLACAVHVVSPKGHEKGRFQIC, via the coding sequence ATGGCTAAAATTGTAATAGATCCGATTTCCCGAATCGAAGGCCATCTCAAGATTGAGGTGGTTGTAGAGGACGGCGTTGTCAAAGACGCCCATTCCACCGGAACAATGTTCCGCGGCTTTGAGATTTTTCTTAAAGGCCACAATCCTACCGATGCCCAGCATTACACCCAGCGTATCTGCGGCGTCTGCCCTACCTCCCATGGGATGACTGCCGTCCTTAATCTTGACAGCGCCCTGGGCGTAGACGACAAGATTCCCGATAACGGGCGTATCATCCGCAACCTGATCCAAGGCGCCAACTACATTCAATCTCATATCCTGCATTTCTACCACTTAGCCGCGCTGGATTATGTTGATGTTACCGCCGTTGCCGATTATAGCGGCAACGATCCCGGGTTGACCAAGGTTCAGCAATTTATCGGACGGGCTTTGGCTGCTGGTGACAATTCCATGCTCGGGCCTTTCTGGCCGCGTTATGAGGGTGATTATCGGCTGTCCAAGGCGATAAATGTCAAAGCAGTTCAGGACTACGTTGAAGCGCTGAATATGCGGCGTATCGCCCACGAAATGAGTGCGATTTTCTCCGGACGTATCCCCCACAGCCCGGCTCTGGTAGCCGGCGGAGCGACTCAGGGACCCACTGAGGACAATGTCGCCGCCTTCCGCGCCAAACTGACCAAGCTGCGCAAATTCACTGATGAAGTCTATATCCCCGATGTCATCGCGGTTGCCGAGGCTTATTCTGATCACTTTGAACAGGGTTTCGGCTGCGGCAATGTCCTGTCGTATGGCGTTTTTGACCTTGATGGTAAAGAAAAAGACCTGGCCAAGCGCCAACGTTTCCTGCCCCAGGGTATTGCCTCCGGACTGAATGCGGGTATTTTTGATCCCCGCAAAATAACCGAAGACGTAAAATATGGCTGGTTCTCCAGCGGTTCGGGCTACCCGGGTGACACCGATACTGTTGATGACCCCAACAAATCCGGAGCCTATACCTGGCTCAAAGCACCCCGTTATGATGGGAATGTTTATGAAGTCGGCCCATTGGCTCGCGTTCTTGTGGCTTATCTTGCCGGGGACACCACAGCCCAGAAACTGGTTAATGACACCCTGGCCCATTTCGGTGCCCCGCCAGCCGCCTTATTCAGCACTCTGGGCCGACACGCCGCCCGAGCTTTGGAATGTAAAATGGTTGCCGACGCCATGGATAAATGGCTGGATGAACTCAAGCCCGGCGAACCGGTTAACGTTAAAACCGAAATCCCCGATTCCGCCCAGGGCATGGGTCTCTGGGAAGCCCCACGCGGCGCCCTCGGTCACTGGATCAGCATCAAGGACCAGAAGATTGAGCGTTACCAATGCGTGGTTCCCTCCACCTGGAACTGCTCGCCGCGGGATAACAATGACCAACCCGGCGCTCTGGAACAATCCCTTATCGGAGCCAAGGTCAAGGACGAGGCAAATCCATTTGAAGTCGTCCGCATCGTAAGGGCTTTTGACCCCTGTCTGGCCTGTGCCGTCCACGTTGTCAGCCCCAAAGGCCACGAAAAAGGCCGGTTCCAGATCTGCTAG
- a CDS encoding hydrogenase small subunit has protein sequence MTTQLTRRNFVGLCAGSTAALGLSLFKNPEFERLFAAGLNEVPVIWFQGSGCNGCSVSALNGFPVTIQDLLLSEVVTGSHVSLRFHNTVMAAQGDLAMQALYDTETGPFALIVEGGIPLKDGGIYCEVGEKDGHGIPMTETIERLGKKAIATIALGTCASSGGISASPPNPGEVVGVAEFYKQKGITTPVINITGCPPHPDWLVVPLAQVLMDGPESVEVDEDLRPKTIYSKLIHDQCPRRGQFDAGKFAEKFGDPDCLFKLGCKGPICHADCNDRLWNNKTRWCIEAGAPCIGCAEMAFPSGLGPIHEPMDITEDKIGDKAALGLAGATLATMGVLAVTKNKSGNAGH, from the coding sequence ATGACAACACAACTGACTCGTCGTAACTTTGTTGGACTCTGTGCCGGCTCTACCGCGGCCTTAGGCCTTTCACTCTTTAAGAATCCGGAATTTGAACGACTTTTTGCCGCCGGCTTGAATGAAGTACCGGTTATCTGGTTTCAGGGATCTGGCTGTAACGGTTGTTCCGTATCCGCACTCAACGGTTTCCCTGTCACCATTCAAGACCTGTTGCTCTCCGAGGTTGTCACCGGTAGCCATGTCAGCCTGCGTTTCCACAATACCGTCATGGCCGCCCAGGGCGACCTGGCCATGCAAGCCCTGTACGACACCGAAACCGGTCCTTTCGCCCTTATCGTGGAAGGCGGCATTCCGCTGAAAGACGGCGGTATTTATTGTGAAGTTGGCGAAAAGGATGGCCACGGCATCCCGATGACCGAAACCATTGAACGCTTAGGTAAAAAAGCCATCGCCACCATTGCTCTCGGCACCTGCGCTTCATCCGGCGGCATCTCCGCATCTCCTCCCAATCCCGGGGAAGTTGTGGGCGTGGCCGAATTCTACAAGCAAAAAGGCATCACAACCCCTGTCATCAATATTACTGGCTGTCCGCCGCACCCGGATTGGTTGGTGGTGCCGCTGGCCCAGGTGCTTATGGACGGGCCTGAATCAGTTGAAGTAGATGAAGATCTGCGGCCCAAGACTATTTACAGTAAGCTCATCCATGACCAGTGCCCGCGCCGAGGTCAGTTTGACGCCGGCAAGTTTGCAGAGAAATTCGGTGATCCAGATTGTCTGTTCAAACTGGGTTGTAAGGGCCCGATCTGCCACGCCGACTGCAATGACCGGTTGTGGAATAATAAAACCCGCTGGTGTATTGAAGCCGGGGCCCCCTGCATCGGCTGTGCCGAGATGGCTTTCCCGTCCGGACTTGGACCTATCCACGAACCGATGGACATTACTGAAGACAAGATTGGCGATAAAGCTGCCTTGGGTCTGGCCGGTGCCACTCTGGCAACAATGGGAGTCCTCGCCGTTACAAAAAATAAATCCGGCAATGCCGGTCACTGA
- the rlmN gene encoding 23S rRNA (adenine(2503)-C(2))-methyltransferase RlmN — protein MLQPKVNILDYSPAHLADYLESIGEKSTQSGLLIKGIFKSQVTSLSEIPGVNSSLSGKLAEYAGLGTLDPLEEQISDDGLTRKILFQLEDGKTIESTLMFFRNSSTGRERRTVCVSSQVGCSIGCRYCATGRQGFERNLRPNEILNQILYFLRWLGDTDGDNGKGWLSNVVFMGMGEPLANYENVSHAIAMLNDQRGLGLGSHQLTLSTSGLVPQIRRLAGEKLQVQLAVSLHAANNDMRDYLVPINKKYPLAELMDACHEYADKTGRKIFIEYALFEGVNDSVLGATDLIALLDNLDCTINLIPGNLTSPENFKPTSVEQAMKFQRQLISGGFRTMLRMARGTDIQAGCGQLRSRRLDGDRVAAEE, from the coding sequence ATGTTACAGCCGAAAGTCAATATTCTGGATTATTCGCCTGCTCATCTGGCGGATTATTTGGAAAGCATCGGTGAAAAATCCACTCAATCTGGCTTGCTGATAAAGGGAATATTCAAGAGCCAGGTCACCAGTCTGAGCGAAATACCCGGTGTGAATTCGTCTTTGAGCGGTAAATTAGCAGAATATGCCGGGCTGGGGACACTTGACCCGCTGGAAGAACAGATTTCGGATGACGGCCTGACTCGAAAGATCCTTTTCCAGCTGGAGGACGGCAAGACCATAGAGTCTACGCTGATGTTTTTCAGGAATAGCAGCACGGGACGTGAAAGGCGCACAGTATGCGTTTCCAGTCAGGTCGGCTGCTCAATCGGATGTCGCTACTGCGCGACCGGTCGCCAGGGTTTTGAGCGTAATCTCCGGCCTAACGAAATTCTCAATCAGATTCTCTATTTTCTGAGGTGGTTGGGTGATACCGATGGGGATAACGGAAAAGGCTGGTTGAGCAATGTGGTTTTTATGGGCATGGGGGAACCGTTGGCCAATTACGAGAATGTCAGTCACGCCATCGCGATGTTAAACGATCAGCGGGGTCTTGGATTGGGAAGCCACCAGCTTACGCTGTCAACCTCCGGGTTGGTACCTCAAATCCGGCGACTGGCCGGGGAAAAACTTCAAGTTCAACTGGCAGTCTCGCTACACGCCGCCAATAACGACATGCGGGATTACCTGGTTCCGATCAACAAGAAATATCCCTTAGCCGAATTGATGGATGCTTGCCATGAGTATGCTGATAAGACAGGACGCAAGATATTTATTGAATATGCTTTGTTTGAAGGGGTAAATGATTCTGTCCTTGGTGCTACTGATCTGATTGCACTTTTAGATAATCTGGATTGTACCATCAACTTAATACCGGGTAACCTAACGTCACCTGAAAACTTTAAACCGACTTCAGTAGAGCAGGCAATGAAATTTCAAAGACAACTTATCAGCGGCGGATTCAGGACGATGCTTCGTATGGCTCGCGGGACGGATATACAAGCCGGTTGCGGGCAGTTACGGAGTCGTCGGCTGGACGGAGACCGAGTCGCTGCCGAGGAGTAG
- a CDS encoding reductive dehalogenase has translation MSKIFHSTLSRRDFMKSLGLAGAGMGAAAALAPGFKDLDELASAGNNQSHPWWVKDREHHDPTTEIDWNTFKSYDGTVNKMPSISAEARAANTARDTAIEKAAYANKTPGDSVRDYAFGQGSSFIGPNAPWDGPAGSLPANAEGKRWEDSAENNLQMMRAALHTYGAVLTGALEVNEKTRQIFDASGFVFDSSDVGYQDEKKVYHIPQKAKYMLTFTTQQHYIQSLYQLRKDDSYPGGYGTKKQLGNQAIGHAYSHAAQVGYMAMRMVKNLGYGTYKTGVRANVPLGVFSGLGEQGRSTHLLTPRYGLMVRYTNYFFTDMPLAATPPMDAGLTTFCKTCVRCGERCPSESISQENDTSWDTASTGNRPGYKGWFMNWQTCINFGSPQACGNCQATCPFNHASDGLIHPIVRATAAATPIFNSFFATMDRAFSYAEAKSDEELEAWWTRDLDSWNGDTTLGSGKNVW, from the coding sequence ATGTCCAAAATATTCCATTCCACACTCAGTCGTCGCGACTTTATGAAGAGTCTCGGTTTGGCTGGCGCCGGCATGGGAGCCGCCGCAGCTCTGGCTCCGGGTTTCAAAGATCTGGATGAACTGGCTTCTGCCGGTAATAATCAGTCCCATCCGTGGTGGGTCAAAGACCGCGAACATCACGATCCCACCACCGAAATTGATTGGAACACTTTCAAATCGTATGATGGCACCGTCAACAAGATGCCCAGTATCTCAGCTGAGGCGCGTGCTGCCAACACAGCCCGGGACACAGCTATTGAGAAGGCGGCTTACGCAAACAAGACACCTGGCGACTCTGTCCGTGACTATGCCTTCGGTCAGGGCTCCAGCTTCATCGGGCCCAATGCTCCGTGGGATGGCCCGGCCGGTTCTCTGCCTGCCAATGCCGAAGGCAAACGCTGGGAGGACTCCGCCGAAAATAACCTCCAGATGATGCGCGCCGCCCTGCACACCTACGGTGCCGTTCTCACCGGAGCTTTGGAAGTCAATGAGAAGACACGTCAAATCTTCGATGCCTCCGGTTTCGTCTTTGATTCCTCTGATGTCGGCTATCAGGACGAAAAGAAGGTCTACCATATCCCCCAGAAAGCCAAATACATGCTCACCTTTACCACCCAGCAGCATTACATCCAGAGCCTCTACCAGTTGCGTAAGGATGACAGCTATCCCGGCGGCTATGGCACCAAGAAGCAACTCGGCAACCAGGCCATCGGCCACGCCTACTCCCACGCCGCTCAGGTCGGCTACATGGCCATGCGCATGGTCAAAAACCTCGGCTACGGCACCTACAAGACCGGTGTCCGCGCCAACGTCCCGCTGGGTGTCTTTTCTGGCCTTGGCGAGCAGGGGCGCTCAACACACCTCCTTACCCCCCGCTACGGTTTGATGGTACGCTACACTAATTACTTCTTCACCGATATGCCGCTGGCCGCAACCCCGCCGATGGATGCCGGATTGACCACTTTCTGCAAGACCTGTGTCCGCTGCGGTGAACGCTGCCCGTCCGAATCAATTTCTCAAGAAAACGATACGTCTTGGGACACTGCCAGCACCGGTAATCGTCCTGGATACAAAGGTTGGTTCATGAACTGGCAAACCTGTATCAATTTTGGCTCTCCCCAGGCCTGCGGCAACTGCCAGGCCACCTGTCCCTTCAACCATGCCTCTGACGGCCTGATTCATCCCATCGTCCGTGCTACCGCCGCGGCTACTCCCATCTTCAACAGCTTCTTCGCCACCATGGACCGCGCTTTCAGCTACGCTGAAGCCAAGTCTGACGAGGAACTGGAAGCTTGGTGGACCCGGGATCTGGATAGCTGGAATGGCGACACCACCCTCGGCTCCGGTAAGAACGTCTGGTAA
- a CDS encoding reductive dehalogenase, whose amino-acid sequence MGNKFHSTLSRRDFMKGLGIAGAGIGAAAAVAPSFSDLDELTTSGSNSARHPWWVKENELEHITSEVDWKLFTQYDSSANPVPNPSAENAAWRKERDAKFDSDGLVQKIPGRDVRCAALADMVTGLQPAAPWDGPAGVAQPQDKGAARWEGSAEDNTNMLRAALHLASANQVGAMELNDHMLQIFTKGAVVFDSSEKGYQEGKVYHIPSKCKYLLTYSVQQNYIQGLYQLREDEAYPGKLAMPMPLGRPAIHRAYGDGRYTEWQAMRFIKALGYHAYKAGVTTNVALGIFSGLGEQGRATYMMTPRSGLQTRITNYIITDLPLAPTNPIDFGGSKFCETCMRCAEKCPSEALGQQKEPTWDMGPGNRPGYRGWRVDWLKCKETGAPSRCGVCHTLCPFNHPNEGLVHPMVRAVSATTPIFDGFFASMDRIFQYAEPKSPEELEAWWTRDLENWKPDVTHGAGTFQW is encoded by the coding sequence ATGGGCAACAAATTTCATAGTACACTGAGCCGTCGTGATTTTATGAAAGGACTCGGTATAGCCGGAGCAGGTATCGGTGCTGCGGCTGCCGTTGCGCCTTCTTTCAGTGATCTTGATGAGCTGACAACCTCGGGCAGCAACTCCGCCCGTCACCCTTGGTGGGTCAAGGAAAATGAATTGGAACACATCACCTCTGAAGTAGACTGGAAGCTGTTCACACAATACGATTCCAGCGCCAACCCGGTGCCGAACCCCAGCGCGGAAAATGCGGCTTGGCGTAAAGAGCGTGATGCAAAATTTGATTCGGATGGATTGGTACAAAAGATCCCCGGACGAGACGTCCGTTGTGCTGCTCTGGCAGACATGGTCACCGGTCTACAACCAGCAGCCCCGTGGGATGGTCCGGCAGGCGTCGCTCAGCCTCAAGACAAAGGCGCAGCTCGCTGGGAAGGCAGTGCCGAAGATAACACCAACATGCTCCGGGCCGCCCTGCACCTGGCTTCTGCCAACCAGGTCGGCGCCATGGAGCTCAACGACCACATGCTCCAGATCTTCACCAAAGGTGCCGTTGTTTTTGATTCCAGCGAAAAAGGCTATCAGGAAGGAAAAGTGTACCATATTCCTTCAAAATGTAAATATCTTCTGACTTATTCGGTTCAACAGAACTATATCCAAGGCTTGTACCAGCTCCGCGAAGATGAAGCCTACCCCGGCAAACTGGCCATGCCAATGCCGCTAGGCCGCCCGGCCATTCATCGTGCTTACGGCGATGGCCGATACACCGAGTGGCAAGCCATGCGCTTCATCAAAGCGTTAGGTTACCATGCTTATAAAGCCGGAGTTACCACCAACGTCGCACTGGGCATCTTCTCTGGACTTGGCGAACAAGGCCGGGCTACCTACATGATGACGCCACGTTCCGGTCTCCAGACCCGTATCACCAACTACATCATTACCGATTTGCCGTTGGCTCCCACTAATCCCATCGACTTCGGCGGCTCAAAGTTCTGCGAAACCTGCATGCGCTGTGCCGAAAAATGCCCTTCAGAAGCGCTAGGACAACAGAAAGAGCCTACTTGGGATATGGGCCCTGGGAACCGACCAGGGTACCGCGGCTGGCGCGTCGATTGGCTCAAATGTAAGGAAACCGGCGCACCGTCCCGTTGCGGTGTTTGTCATACTCTCTGTCCTTTTAACCATCCCAATGAAGGTCTTGTCCATCCTATGGTCAGGGCAGTTTCGGCCACCACTCCTATCTTTGACGGTTTCTTTGCGAGCATGGATCGCATTTTCCAATATGCCGAACCCAAGAGCCCTGAAGAGCTTGAAGCCTGGTGGACCCGAGATCTTGAAAATTGGAAACCAGACGTTACTCACGGTGCCGGCACTTTTCAGTGGTAA
- a CDS encoding reductive dehalogenase, with translation MSKFHTTLSRRDFMKALGVSSVGLGAAATITPGFKDLDELASAGNNQSHPWWVKDREHHDPTTEIDWNTFKAFDRKANPMPDLSSGAREANTARDDALGYAAFKNKTPGDSLRDTAFGQGSSFIGPNAPWDGPSASLPKYADGVRWEDTRENNLQMMRAALHTYGAVLTGALEVNEKTRQIFDASGFVFDSSDVGYQDEKKVYHIPQKAKYMLTFTTQQHYIQSLYQLRKDDSYPGGYGTKKQLGNQAIGHAYSHAAQVGYMAMRMVKTLGYGTYKAGVTANVPLGVFSGLGEQGRSTHLLTPRYGLMVRYTNYFFTDMPLAATPPMDAGLTTFCKTCVRCGERCPSESISQENDTSWDTVSTGNRPGYKGWFMNWQTCRDFGSPQACGNCQATCPFNHASDGLIHPIVRATAAATPIFNSFFATMDRAFSYAEAKSDEELEAWWTRDLDSWNGDTTLGSGKNVW, from the coding sequence ATGTCTAAATTCCACACAACTCTCAGTCGTCGCGATTTCATGAAGGCGCTGGGCGTTTCCAGCGTCGGCTTGGGTGCCGCCGCAACCATCACCCCCGGTTTCAAGGACTTGGATGAACTGGCTTCTGCCGGTAATAATCAGTCCCATCCCTGGTGGGTCAAAGACCGCGAACATCACGATCCCACCACAGAGATCGATTGGAACACTTTCAAGGCCTTTGATAGGAAGGCCAATCCTATGCCTGATTTATCATCCGGAGCACGAGAAGCCAACACCGCCCGTGATGACGCTCTTGGGTATGCCGCTTTTAAAAACAAGACCCCGGGTGATTCGTTGAGAGACACCGCTTTCGGCCAGGGTTCCAGCTTCATCGGCCCTAACGCCCCTTGGGATGGGCCGTCAGCATCTTTACCAAAATATGCTGACGGTGTCCGATGGGAAGATACCCGGGAAAATAACCTTCAGATGATGCGGGCTGCCCTGCACACCTACGGTGCCGTTCTCACCGGAGCTTTGGAAGTCAATGAGAAGACACGTCAAATCTTCGATGCCTCCGGTTTCGTCTTTGATTCCTCTGATGTCGGCTATCAGGACGAAAAGAAGGTCTACCATATCCCCCAGAAAGCCAAATACATGCTCACCTTTACCACCCAGCAGCATTACATCCAGAGCCTCTACCAGTTGCGTAAGGATGACAGCTATCCCGGCGGTTATGGCACCAAGAAGCAACTCGGCAACCAGGCCATCGGCCACGCCTACTCCCACGCCGCTCAGGTCGGCTACATGGCCATGCGTATGGTAAAAACCTTGGGTTACGGCACATACAAAGCCGGCGTGACAGCCAATGTTCCCCTGGGTGTCTTCTCCGGCCTTGGCGAGCAGGGGCGTTCAACGCACCTTCTCACCCCCCGCTACGGTTTGATGGTGCGCTACACCAATTACTTCTTCACCGATATGCCGCTGGCCGCTACTCCGCCGATGGACGCCGGATTGACCACTTTCTGCAAGACCTGTGTCCGCTGCGGTGAACGCTGCCCGTCCGAATCAATTTCTCAAGAAAACGATACATCCTGGGACACTGTCAGCACCGGTAATCGGCCCGGCTACAAAGGCTGGTTCATGAACTGGCAGACTTGTCGAGACTTTGGTTCTCCCCAGGCCTGCGGCAACTGCCAGGCCACCTGCCCCTTCAACCATGCTTCTGACGGCCTGATTCATCCCATCGTCCGTGCTACAGCCGCGGCAACCCCCATCTTCAACAGCTTCTTCGCCACCATGGACCGCGCTTTCAGCTACGCTGAAGCCAAGTCTGACGAAGAACTGGAAGCTTGGTGGACCCGGGATCTGGATAGCTGGAATGGCGACACTACCCTTGGTTCCGGTAAGAACGTCTGGTAA
- a CDS encoding 4Fe-4S dicluster domain-containing protein: MPVGMLIDTTKCILCRLCEVECHKFYELKDKRFAGTDDAPELDAYHYVVLQAHQVPYYDRTQVIGVSKRCLHCFSPACASVCPVGALHKEPNGAVVWEEGKCIGCRYCQNACPFDIPKFEWDEPWPKISKCIFCNDRKLAVGENPVCFDVCPTKAIRFGERADMIALAHERIQNEPDKYYDHIYGEHEAGGTAVMYISSVAPEEIGFIEVEKELYPPLTREFLSKIPLEISAIALFLTGTYLFRTRREAKFKAEALQQPSQEDRG; the protein is encoded by the coding sequence ATGCCCGTAGGTATGCTCATTGACACTACCAAGTGCATCCTGTGCCGGTTATGCGAGGTTGAATGTCACAAGTTCTACGAACTTAAGGACAAACGGTTCGCCGGTACGGACGACGCTCCGGAACTTGACGCTTATCACTATGTGGTTTTACAGGCGCATCAGGTACCCTATTATGACCGGACACAGGTCATCGGCGTCAGCAAACGCTGTCTCCACTGTTTCAGTCCGGCCTGTGCCTCAGTCTGTCCGGTAGGCGCTCTGCACAAAGAACCCAACGGCGCCGTCGTCTGGGAGGAAGGCAAGTGTATCGGCTGTCGTTATTGCCAAAACGCCTGCCCTTTTGACATTCCTAAATTTGAATGGGATGAACCCTGGCCCAAGATTTCCAAGTGCATCTTCTGCAATGACCGTAAACTGGCCGTTGGTGAAAATCCGGTGTGCTTTGATGTCTGCCCGACCAAAGCTATCCGCTTTGGAGAACGCGCCGATATGATTGCGCTGGCGCATGAGCGAATTCAAAACGAACCTGACAAATATTACGACCATATTTACGGCGAACATGAAGCCGGCGGTACCGCAGTGATGTACATCAGTTCGGTCGCCCCAGAGGAAATCGGCTTCATTGAAGTTGAAAAGGAACTCTACCCCCCGTTGACCAGGGAGTTTCTCAGCAAGATTCCTCTTGAAATATCCGCCATCGCCTTGTTCCTGACCGGCACCTATCTCTTCCGCACCCGCCGGGAAGCTAAATTCAAGGCAGAAGCACTCCAACAACCCAGCCAGGAGGACCGAGGTTAA
- the mnmA gene encoding tRNA 2-thiouridine(34) synthase MnmA: MAGKILAALSGGVDSAVAAALMQEQGHQVTGIIMTIYGGDESVVPAGHKHGCYGPGEAEDVRDAQAVATALGIELRVFDLKAEYQAMVLDHFKAEYHAGRTPNPCVYCNQRIKLGALLDKARNSGLDFDFVVTGHYARTDRETLSGRHRLLRALNHAKDQSYFLSRLSQEQLEIVRFPLGELTKEEVRQLAARLTLPVSEKEESQNFIAGGYRQLMCDEAESGPILDEAGNTLGQHSGIANFTIGQRQGLGIAAKDPLYVIRLEPERNAVIVGSRDSVYRSELSAGDLNWISIDGLDNTICVTARIRSGARPVAAKITPVTDGTAVDVVFKEPQMAPAPGQSIVFYDGDVVVGSGIITGK; this comes from the coding sequence ATGGCCGGTAAGATATTAGCCGCCCTCTCCGGTGGCGTTGATTCGGCAGTTGCCGCTGCCCTGATGCAAGAACAAGGACATCAAGTCACTGGAATCATCATGACCATTTACGGCGGCGATGAATCCGTAGTCCCCGCCGGTCATAAGCACGGCTGTTACGGCCCGGGTGAAGCCGAGGATGTACGGGATGCTCAGGCAGTTGCGACAGCACTGGGTATTGAACTTCGTGTCTTTGATCTCAAAGCTGAATACCAGGCCATGGTACTGGATCATTTCAAAGCTGAGTACCACGCCGGCCGCACACCAAATCCGTGTGTGTATTGTAACCAGCGCATCAAGTTGGGCGCTTTGCTGGACAAAGCGAGGAATTCCGGCCTGGATTTTGACTTCGTCGTAACCGGCCACTACGCCCGAACCGACCGGGAAACGCTATCCGGGCGACACCGGCTGCTGCGCGCCTTGAATCATGCCAAGGATCAATCATATTTTCTATCAAGGTTGTCTCAGGAACAGCTGGAAATTGTCCGTTTTCCTCTGGGTGAGCTGACCAAGGAAGAAGTACGACAACTGGCTGCCCGGCTGACGCTGCCGGTTTCGGAAAAAGAAGAGAGTCAGAATTTCATCGCCGGCGGATACCGGCAACTGATGTGTGATGAGGCAGAATCAGGTCCCATTCTGGATGAAGCCGGCAATACCCTCGGCCAACACTCCGGCATCGCCAATTTTACCATCGGGCAGCGTCAGGGGCTGGGAATAGCCGCTAAGGATCCCCTGTACGTTATTCGCTTGGAACCTGAGCGTAATGCGGTCATTGTGGGCAGCAGAGACTCTGTTTACCGTTCCGAATTATCAGCCGGAGATTTGAATTGGATTTCCATTGATGGGTTGGATAATACGATTTGTGTCACCGCACGCATTCGTTCCGGCGCCCGGCCGGTGGCGGCGAAGATAACACCGGTGACTGACGGCACAGCCGTTGATGTTGTCTTCAAGGAACCCCAGATGGCCCCCGCTCCCGGTCAGTCAATTGTATTTTATGATGGTGACGTGGTTGTCGGTTCCGGCATTATCACCGGAAAGTAA